In Hydrotalea sp., the following proteins share a genomic window:
- the gloA gene encoding lactoylglutathione lyase has protein sequence MINDVPLDYFPPDYTRVAKKPRLLHTMMRVIDLEQSLNFYVGLLGMRLLRRDDYPDGRFSLAFVGYEDEKHGAVIELTHNWDRTEPYVVGDAFGHIAIRCDNLRKFCDFLKLKNVTIPRPPGPMGGKPGAPMLAFIKDPDGHLIELLPRD, from the coding sequence ATGATTAACGATGTCCCACTCGATTATTTCCCGCCAGATTACACGCGGGTTGCCAAGAAGCCACGGCTGTTGCACACCATGATGCGGGTTATCGATTTGGAACAATCGCTTAATTTTTATGTTGGGTTGTTGGGCATGCGGCTGTTGCGGCGCGACGATTACCCCGATGGGCGTTTCAGCCTGGCCTTCGTCGGTTATGAAGACGAAAAACACGGGGCGGTGATTGAATTAACCCACAATTGGGACCGGACAGAACCCTATGTCGTGGGGGATGCCTTTGGCCATATAGCCATAAGGTGCGATAATTTAAGAAAATTTTGTGATTTTTTAAAATTAAAAAATGTTACTATTCCGCGCCCACCCGGCCCGATGGGGGGTAAACCCGGCGCGCCGATGTTAGCCTTTATCAAGGATCCCGACGGCCATTTGATAGAACTATTGCCCCGCGACTAG